From Leptospira limi, one genomic window encodes:
- the msrA gene encoding peptide-methionine (S)-S-oxide reductase MsrA: MAFLVPNRSINSLSYFPILAIVVFYLFCGPVTETSKVESVPLVPKPGQKIAVFAEGCFWCSEHIFESIPGVINVTSGYAGGHTDNPTYESVNTETTGHAESVLVVYDSTKVSYAELCRVFFLSHDPTTKDRQGPDVGSSYRSILFYSNDEEFKTAKEIQKEIQAKNIWKGIFVTEFQKLKHFYRAEGYHQDFIQNNPNQSYVLAVSIPRYNEFEKRYQSYQKTTKVNPLP; this comes from the coding sequence ATGGCATTCCTAGTTCCCAATCGATCCATAAATTCTCTCTCTTATTTTCCAATATTAGCTATCGTTGTATTTTATTTGTTTTGTGGTCCAGTCACTGAAACTTCGAAGGTAGAGTCAGTGCCACTGGTGCCCAAACCAGGCCAAAAAATTGCAGTATTTGCGGAAGGTTGTTTCTGGTGTTCCGAACATATTTTTGAATCCATTCCTGGAGTCATCAACGTAACTTCTGGTTATGCAGGTGGACACACTGATAACCCAACATACGAATCGGTGAATACAGAAACAACAGGTCATGCTGAATCCGTACTTGTCGTTTATGATTCCACTAAAGTGAGTTATGCGGAATTATGTAGGGTATTTTTTCTTTCACATGATCCAACAACGAAAGACAGACAAGGTCCTGATGTTGGATCTTCATACCGTTCTATACTCTTTTATTCCAATGATGAAGAATTCAAAACAGCAAAGGAAATCCAAAAAGAAATCCAAGCAAAGAACATTTGGAAAGGAATTTTTGTTACCGAATTTCAAAAGTTAAAACATTTCTATCGAGCTGAAGGTTATCACCAAGATTTTATTCAAAACAATCCCAATCAATCGTATGTTTTGGCAGTATCCATTCCGAGGTATAATGAATTTGAAAAAAGATACCAATCCTATCAAAAAACCACGAAAGTCAATCCATTACCATAG
- a CDS encoding HDOD domain-containing protein: MASPKAVSLEFKRELGLHTNIEDINHPIVENTPFHFKFFQITDEVENTLYQTLDRFLLQLDLIIVRDSVLAAMKETVTNAIKANAKRVFFKNNSTDITDEKEYESIINEFKSTYIQNRDEIEESLQKNNYGVFVSFIHNRSLMRIRIMNNVQLTPIEAERIKERISKAKTYNDLADAFMDMSNDQEGAGLGLIMTLMMLKNDGLGESAFKFESGENKTVFMIDIPAKVSKENQQLEKIDHIVSQIDNLPTFPKSIKDIQDAIDKPNSSIGTIAEMIKRDIALSANILKLSNSAAFRRGGRVESLDRAIQLIGLKELQTLLYSLATKQMLEDKFPAFTAIWEKSNESAFYCKSIGQRMELNKSDLSNLIAASLLHDIGEILLLSFDKHHMNKIKTFSTTREIASTISMEESAIGITHSKLGAMVGEKWGFPILYTKAMEFHHRPLLVDDVYIDIIYPIYLSDMMIAINAKEAKSSEIPAEILKVCKFQSKAEFDSFRTKIKEQYSAD, encoded by the coding sequence ATGGCTAGTCCAAAAGCTGTTTCATTAGAATTTAAACGTGAATTGGGCCTTCATACCAATATTGAAGATATCAATCATCCAATTGTAGAGAACACTCCGTTCCATTTTAAGTTTTTTCAAATCACAGATGAAGTAGAAAATACATTATACCAAACTCTTGATCGATTTTTATTACAATTGGACCTAATTATTGTTAGAGATTCTGTTCTCGCAGCAATGAAAGAAACTGTTACGAACGCAATCAAAGCCAATGCCAAACGTGTATTTTTTAAAAATAATTCAACAGACATTACCGACGAAAAAGAGTACGAATCTATTATTAATGAATTCAAATCTACTTATATTCAAAACAGAGACGAAATAGAAGAATCCCTTCAAAAGAATAACTACGGTGTATTCGTATCCTTCATTCATAATAGAAGTTTAATGCGAATTCGAATTATGAATAATGTCCAGTTGACACCTATCGAAGCTGAGAGAATCAAAGAAAGAATATCTAAGGCTAAAACATACAATGATTTAGCGGATGCTTTTATGGATATGTCAAATGATCAGGAAGGTGCAGGCCTTGGTCTTATCATGACTCTTATGATGTTAAAAAATGATGGTCTTGGTGAATCAGCTTTTAAGTTTGAATCTGGCGAAAACAAGACAGTATTTATGATTGATATTCCTGCAAAAGTTTCTAAGGAAAATCAACAGTTAGAAAAAATAGATCATATAGTTTCTCAAATCGACAATCTCCCTACGTTCCCAAAATCGATCAAAGATATTCAAGACGCAATTGATAAACCAAATTCTAGTATTGGAACAATTGCTGAAATGATCAAACGTGATATCGCTTTATCAGCAAATATCTTAAAACTCTCCAATTCAGCTGCATTTAGAAGAGGAGGCAGGGTAGAAAGTTTAGATCGTGCCATTCAGTTAATTGGTTTAAAAGAATTGCAGACACTTTTGTATAGTTTGGCAACCAAGCAAATGTTAGAAGATAAGTTTCCGGCGTTTACAGCAATTTGGGAAAAATCAAATGAATCGGCATTTTATTGTAAGTCAATTGGCCAAAGGATGGAGTTAAACAAGTCAGACCTTAGTAATTTAATTGCGGCATCACTCCTACATGACATTGGTGAAATATTGTTATTATCATTTGACAAACACCACATGAACAAAATCAAAACGTTTTCAACTACGCGTGAAATTGCCTCAACAATTAGTATGGAAGAGTCGGCGATAGGGATCACTCACTCTAAATTAGGAGCAATGGTAGGTGAAAAATGGGGTTTCCCTATTCTTTATACAAAAGCCATGGAATTCCACCACCGACCACTTCTCGTAGATGATGTGTATATTGATATTATTTATCCAATTTACCTAAGTGATATGATGATTGCCATCAATGCAAAGGAAGCTAAGTCCTCTGAAATTCCTGCGGAGATTCTCAAGGTATGTAAGTTCCAATCAAAAGCAGAGTTTGATTCTTTTCGTACGAAAATTAAAGAACAATACTCAGCTGACTAA
- a CDS encoding trimeric intracellular cation channel family protein yields the protein MDFSFSYYIGLAGIMVFAISGAVAALEHKEHHHDVFSVFFTGFITAIGGGTLRDITLGNYPVSWVKDENILWAIFLGFLLVIFFPKRLTKLRSELFLFDTLGIGIYTVLGTRIALDHGVNFFASALLGMISAIFGGVIRDTLMNEVPFIFRKEIYATACLAGAILYLILHSLQFDGNLNLILSASVVVIIRITAVKYNLGLPKIKIF from the coding sequence ATGGATTTTAGCTTTTCTTATTACATTGGACTTGCGGGTATCATGGTTTTTGCGATATCAGGAGCGGTTGCGGCCTTGGAACATAAAGAACACCATCATGATGTTTTTAGTGTTTTTTTTACTGGTTTTATCACTGCAATTGGAGGTGGGACATTACGTGATATCACACTTGGAAACTATCCCGTTTCTTGGGTAAAAGATGAAAACATTTTGTGGGCAATTTTTTTAGGTTTTTTACTCGTTATCTTTTTTCCAAAACGATTGACCAAACTCCGAAGTGAACTCTTTTTATTTGATACTTTAGGAATTGGAATTTATACTGTGCTTGGAACAAGAATCGCTCTCGACCATGGTGTGAATTTTTTTGCCTCCGCTTTACTCGGAATGATATCAGCAATTTTTGGTGGAGTGATTCGAGACACACTCATGAACGAGGTACCATTCATATTCCGAAAAGAAATATATGCTACTGCTTGTTTGGCGGGAGCCATCTTATATCTTATCTTACATTCCTTACAATTTGATGGTAATCTTAACTTAATCCTTTCTGCAAGTGTAGTAGTGATCATCCGAATCACTGCGGTGAAATATAATTTAGGTTTACCGAAGATTAAAATTTTCTGA
- a CDS encoding SMP-30/gluconolactonase/LRE family protein → MRLLQIKLIFLLGFISCRTFSPVAYEPPIKPEPVGIYEPNTELQKAILLAIGKVKGLESLDVDSDGNIYGGDKDGRIIKITLKGEIKTIAKTSGRPLGVQFDKSGNLIIADAYKGLLSMDKSGKITTLVSEYKGEPFKFTDDLDIAQDGKIYFTDASVYEQKEYLYDLLEARPYGRVFVYDPKTKETQLLLQDLYFANGITLSKNEDFLLVNETYRYRITKLWLKGPRKGTSEVLIENLPGFPDNITRNENGEFWVALFTVRNDRMDNMHPSPVVKKMIYFLPKFLWPKAQPYGYAMKIDGNGKVLMTVQDPTGDHLKDVTSAIEKKRQLYIGSLYNDRVGIYVLP, encoded by the coding sequence ATGAGACTATTACAAATCAAACTTATATTTTTGTTAGGATTTATATCCTGTCGTACTTTTTCTCCTGTTGCTTATGAACCTCCCATCAAACCAGAACCAGTTGGGATTTATGAGCCAAATACAGAATTACAAAAAGCAATTTTACTTGCCATTGGTAAAGTGAAAGGACTTGAGTCACTTGATGTTGATTCCGACGGCAACATCTATGGTGGTGATAAAGATGGTCGCATCATCAAAATAACACTCAAAGGGGAAATCAAAACTATTGCGAAAACTTCAGGAAGACCTCTCGGAGTACAATTTGATAAGTCAGGTAACTTAATCATAGCTGATGCTTATAAAGGATTATTATCTATGGATAAGTCCGGCAAAATTACCACTTTAGTTTCTGAATACAAAGGTGAACCATTCAAGTTCACAGACGATTTGGATATTGCTCAAGATGGAAAAATCTATTTTACGGATGCATCAGTTTACGAACAAAAAGAATATCTATATGATTTATTAGAAGCAAGGCCTTATGGTCGTGTTTTCGTTTACGATCCAAAAACTAAGGAAACACAGTTATTACTCCAAGATTTGTATTTTGCAAATGGAATCACTTTGTCAAAAAATGAAGATTTCCTTTTGGTGAATGAAACATATCGATATCGTATCACTAAACTTTGGTTAAAGGGACCGAGAAAAGGCACTTCAGAAGTATTAATTGAAAATTTACCTGGTTTTCCAGATAACATCACTCGAAATGAAAACGGAGAATTCTGGGTTGCATTGTTTACGGTTAGAAATGACAGAATGGACAACATGCATCCGTCTCCCGTTGTGAAAAAAATGATTTATTTTTTACCTAAGTTTTTATGGCCCAAAGCCCAACCATACGGTTACGCAATGAAGATTGATGGGAATGGTAAAGTTTTAATGACTGTACAAGATCCTACAGGTGATCATTTAAAAGATGTAACCAGTGCCATTGAAAAGAAACGCCAATTGTATATTGGAAGTTTGTACAATGATCGAGTCGGTATTTATGTACTACCTTAG
- a CDS encoding acyltransferase — MGLIIAYILFLLNLLWIIPTMYPLYIWKLLTSGSVRRLGDRLLVKVGEAWIENNYRISRFLYGVQFEVVGENFKNLKPNGSYMIICNHQSWSDIYIIQSVLNRKIPLIRFFIKDSLKYVPVLGHAWLALDFPFVKRSSREQLKKNPELATKDLENVKKVCEKFNGMPFSILNFLEGHRRTPERVAKLLKKNPYKHLLRPHSGGISVVSTSLRNSLDAFIDLTIVYPTENPSFLDLMSGKIRKLKVFIDVIPREQVPIEENEQFAPMSKKMKRWVDERWTAKDALIEKEMSSK, encoded by the coding sequence TTGGGATTAATCATTGCATATATTTTGTTTCTATTGAATTTACTTTGGATCATTCCTACGATGTATCCACTTTATATTTGGAAACTGTTAACGTCTGGTTCCGTAAGAAGATTAGGAGATCGTCTGCTCGTGAAAGTAGGAGAGGCTTGGATCGAAAATAATTACCGAATCTCTCGATTTTTATATGGTGTTCAATTTGAAGTAGTGGGTGAAAATTTTAAAAATCTAAAACCAAATGGAAGTTATATGATTATTTGTAACCACCAATCTTGGTCTGATATTTATATCATCCAATCAGTTTTAAATAGAAAAATACCCCTCATACGATTTTTCATCAAAGATTCTTTGAAATATGTTCCTGTACTCGGACATGCTTGGCTTGCATTAGATTTTCCTTTTGTAAAAAGAAGTAGTCGTGAACAACTGAAAAAAAATCCAGAACTTGCTACAAAGGATTTGGAGAATGTTAAAAAGGTTTGTGAAAAGTTCAATGGTATGCCTTTTTCGATTTTGAACTTTTTGGAGGGACACAGACGAACACCAGAGCGTGTGGCGAAGTTATTAAAGAAAAATCCTTACAAACATCTACTTCGCCCACATAGTGGAGGGATTTCCGTTGTTTCCACTTCCTTAAGAAATTCGCTTGATGCTTTTATTGATTTAACTATTGTTTATCCTACTGAAAACCCAAGTTTTTTGGATTTAATGTCTGGTAAAATTCGAAAATTAAAAGTTTTCATTGATGTGATTCCAAGAGAACAAGTTCCCATCGAGGAAAACGAACAATTTGCCCCGATGTCTAAAAAAATGAAACGATGGGTGGATGAACGTTGGACCGCAAAGGATGCTTTGATTGAAAAGGAGATGAGTTCTAAATGA
- a CDS encoding PP2C family protein-serine/threonine phosphatase, whose product MSTEDKPNVDLSFLKKEMKKVEFGPDTLVIEQYSLGDSFYFIESGRVEVWKYLDETKQEILVIGDLIAGDYFGEISLIDSAPRTVNITTKEKSTLYTLTRVDFHRLIQTSPEMTLTLLKLLTARIRNAEQRENQVLIQKNKELRLQNETLEMMVKERTAKLTQSLKIIQEDLETAKTIQRNILPLGLKHIAHLDFASKFEPMAEVGGDIFDVIRLEKSKIRLFLADAIGHGVQAALITMAIKAEYDHIKHSVTNPSDVLYALNQIFIDRYGKKSNQFTAVIVDLNLEENKLVYSSAGHNEPYVLSQSEILALSESGLMLGLEKDVEYTDNTVPFRLGDRLFMISDGYLEQENEDGNFLGESKLLSSFLSARSLGLSLADTVNLLMEHFHNFRGKISMMDDVTILGIGTSYHLGV is encoded by the coding sequence ATGAGTACTGAAGATAAACCAAATGTTGATTTAAGTTTCCTAAAAAAGGAAATGAAAAAAGTAGAGTTTGGTCCTGATACTTTGGTAATCGAACAATATTCGTTAGGTGATTCCTTTTATTTTATCGAATCTGGTCGAGTAGAGGTATGGAAATACTTAGACGAAACGAAACAGGAAATTTTGGTAATCGGGGATTTAATTGCTGGTGATTATTTTGGAGAGATTTCTCTCATCGATTCTGCTCCAAGAACAGTGAACATTACGACAAAAGAAAAATCTACTCTTTACACATTGACTCGTGTTGATTTTCACAGACTTATCCAAACAAGTCCGGAAATGACTTTAACTCTTTTAAAGTTATTAACTGCCAGGATTCGTAATGCAGAACAAAGGGAAAACCAAGTCCTCATACAGAAAAATAAAGAGTTACGTTTGCAAAATGAAACATTGGAAATGATGGTTAAGGAAAGAACTGCAAAGCTCACCCAATCATTAAAAATCATCCAAGAAGATTTGGAAACTGCCAAAACTATACAGAGAAATATCTTACCACTTGGCTTAAAACACATTGCTCATTTAGATTTTGCCTCCAAGTTTGAGCCGATGGCTGAGGTAGGTGGTGATATATTTGATGTCATTCGATTAGAAAAATCCAAAATTCGATTGTTTTTGGCTGATGCAATTGGGCATGGAGTGCAAGCAGCACTCATCACTATGGCAATCAAAGCTGAGTATGATCATATCAAACACAGTGTTACCAATCCATCGGATGTGTTGTATGCATTGAACCAGATTTTCATCGATCGTTATGGAAAAAAATCGAATCAATTTACTGCTGTCATTGTTGATTTGAATTTGGAAGAAAATAAACTCGTTTATTCCTCAGCCGGTCATAATGAACCATATGTACTCAGCCAATCAGAGATATTGGCTTTAAGTGAATCTGGTTTGATGTTAGGTCTCGAAAAGGATGTAGAATATACAGATAATACGGTCCCATTTCGGCTTGGAGATCGATTGTTTATGATATCTGATGGTTATTTGGAACAAGAAAATGAAGATGGAAATTTTCTAGGGGAATCCAAATTGCTTTCCAGTTTTTTGTCTGCTAGGAGTTTGGGATTAAGTTTAGCTGACACTGTAAATTTGCTAATGGAACATTTTCATAACTTTAGGGGAAAAATCTCTATGATGGATGATGTTACCATTTTGGGAATCGGCACTTCGTATCATTTAGGAGTTTAA
- a CDS encoding cupin domain-containing protein: protein MGYFHQKNPTIIPVPGNKTIEEHFGIPSTNSKEVSIAHMIAPPGWGEPFQTPNFDEWTLMVRGKKQIEVDGEVIILSAGESILIQKGSRVRYSNPFLEDAEYWSLCKPAFTIEAVNREEE from the coding sequence ATGGGTTATTTTCATCAAAAAAATCCAACGATTATTCCTGTCCCTGGAAATAAAACAATAGAGGAACATTTCGGAATCCCTTCTACAAATTCCAAGGAAGTATCAATTGCACATATGATTGCACCTCCAGGTTGGGGTGAACCTTTTCAGACACCTAACTTTGATGAGTGGACACTGATGGTGAGGGGTAAAAAACAAATTGAAGTTGATGGGGAAGTTATAATTTTATCCGCTGGGGAATCAATCTTAATCCAAAAAGGATCTAGAGTTCGTTATTCAAATCCGTTTTTGGAAGATGCTGAGTATTGGTCGCTTTGTAAACCTGCCTTTACGATAGAAGCAGTTAATCGAGAAGAAGAATAA
- a CDS encoding SDR family NAD(P)-dependent oxidoreductase, with translation MSQIILVTGATDGIGRVCAHSFAKSQNELILVGRNPEKLSALVYSLQVHGVKVHSYVCDLSLAKETFALTETIRNNHPKIDVLLNNAGAYFDKRTLTNEGLESTFALNHLNYFIMALGLLPSLKNANQARIINVASRAHEGVSLDFNDLFGESNYSGWKQYQRSKLMNIYFTYELAERLNQTKITVNCLHPGFVKTKFGQNNEGLAKVLITFAQNIFAISENKGAETSIYLATEPSLSTVSGKYFVKKKTKNSSPVSYDKTVRRNLWTYTEDLLKHKFSFRFPGN, from the coding sequence ATGAGTCAAATTATCTTAGTAACAGGTGCAACAGATGGAATTGGTAGAGTTTGTGCACATTCATTTGCAAAATCTCAAAATGAATTGATATTAGTTGGACGAAATCCAGAAAAATTATCTGCACTAGTATATAGTTTACAAGTTCACGGTGTAAAGGTTCATTCCTATGTTTGTGATTTATCCCTTGCAAAAGAAACATTTGCCTTAACAGAAACTATACGAAACAATCATCCTAAAATAGATGTTTTGCTCAATAATGCGGGAGCATATTTTGACAAACGAACTCTTACAAATGAAGGATTAGAATCCACATTTGCTTTAAACCACTTAAACTACTTTATCATGGCTCTTGGGTTATTGCCTTCGCTAAAGAATGCAAATCAAGCACGTATTATCAATGTTGCATCTCGTGCTCATGAAGGTGTATCCTTGGATTTTAATGATCTATTTGGTGAATCAAATTATTCTGGATGGAAACAATACCAAAGATCAAAATTGATGAATATTTATTTCACATATGAACTAGCCGAAAGACTAAACCAAACAAAAATTACGGTGAACTGTTTGCACCCTGGTTTTGTGAAAACTAAATTTGGACAAAATAATGAAGGGCTTGCAAAAGTACTGATTACCTTTGCACAGAATATTTTTGCCATTTCGGAAAACAAAGGTGCTGAAACTTCTATTTACCTTGCAACAGAACCAAGCTTAAGTACTGTTTCGGGCAAATACTTTGTAAAAAAGAAAACAAAGAATAGTTCTCCTGTTTCCTATGATAAAACAGTGAGAAGGAATTTATGGACTTATACTGAGGACCTGCTGAAACATAAATTTTCGTTTAGGTTTCCTGGAAATTAG
- a CDS encoding sensor histidine kinase: MWQFHPYSVLLFLAFSFNLGLGLFVLKSFRLDLVKYLLILVFGSMIWTGFYGLDFVYISTNLHRTFIGILYMGVAIANVGMVLVSIEFTNNQHLLTKRFWVLLLLQPLFTVAVCVLDPIFKTLTLDTYLINVDGRTQWIQETNLGGFIASYLLSFFWSVFVAILLVKGIVQSKSTERNRYLLILISFLFIWIAAALHKIGIRPLPGMNITAVMCTMQAIMIFFAIGYYRMFDLVPLVRSEIVDELDEAVVILDFNHRVVDWNSSAENLFCVKDKNVALLPHQAFFQNTPELITKLDNLSIKKTITKWIWEKESKYWEITAKQIRDVNRKKIGMVLVFRDNTEQRNLEKQMANVNRELLVANGTKDRFLSIISHDLRGPLAGIKMLLKVLNEDMKKKEDALVGMTQSLLDATESVFSLLENLLEWSKLQRGQEEFRPNFYRLDSIVMECLDLFALSAKNKDIHFETKIPNHAMVYCDDRMIITVMRNLLSNALKFSHQNGNIEISAIDTGYHWMVSVKDFGVGMSKTTIDKLFKPGEVIKSVGTQGETGNGIGLLLCSEFVTVNGGTLTADSDGMSGSIFQFSLPKKENEEILV, translated from the coding sequence TTGTGGCAATTCCATCCATATAGTGTACTTCTTTTCCTAGCATTTAGCTTCAATCTTGGATTGGGGCTATTTGTTTTAAAATCCTTTCGACTCGACTTAGTTAAATATTTATTAATCTTAGTATTTGGTTCCATGATTTGGACTGGATTCTATGGACTTGATTTTGTTTACATCAGTACAAACTTACATCGTACCTTTATAGGTATTTTGTATATGGGCGTTGCCATTGCCAATGTTGGTATGGTATTAGTCTCGATTGAGTTTACAAACAACCAACATTTACTTACAAAACGTTTCTGGGTACTTTTATTGCTTCAGCCATTATTTACGGTGGCAGTATGTGTACTCGATCCTATCTTTAAGACATTAACACTCGATACTTATCTCATCAATGTAGATGGGCGTACCCAGTGGATCCAAGAAACAAACTTAGGCGGTTTTATTGCCTCTTACTTGCTTTCTTTTTTTTGGTCTGTATTTGTCGCTATACTCCTAGTCAAAGGAATTGTTCAATCAAAGTCAACAGAACGAAACCGTTATCTTTTGATTCTGATTTCTTTTCTATTTATTTGGATCGCTGCAGCATTACATAAAATCGGAATTCGCCCGTTACCCGGGATGAATATAACGGCAGTTATGTGTACAATGCAGGCAATTATGATATTTTTTGCGATTGGATACTATCGAATGTTCGATTTAGTACCGCTAGTAAGAAGTGAAATTGTCGACGAACTTGATGAAGCAGTAGTGATTTTGGATTTTAATCATCGAGTCGTAGATTGGAATAGTTCAGCTGAAAACTTATTTTGTGTAAAAGATAAAAATGTAGCCTTACTCCCTCACCAAGCTTTTTTCCAAAATACTCCAGAACTCATTACAAAATTGGACAATTTGTCCATTAAAAAAACTATCACCAAGTGGATATGGGAAAAAGAATCTAAGTATTGGGAAATCACAGCAAAACAAATTCGAGATGTAAATCGGAAGAAAATTGGTATGGTTCTTGTTTTCAGAGATAATACTGAACAAAGAAATTTAGAAAAACAAATGGCAAACGTAAACCGTGAGCTTCTTGTTGCTAATGGAACCAAAGATCGATTTTTATCTATCATTTCACATGATCTACGTGGTCCTCTTGCTGGTATTAAAATGTTACTCAAAGTTTTAAATGAAGATATGAAGAAAAAAGAAGATGCGTTGGTAGGTATGACACAGTCTTTACTTGATGCTACTGAATCTGTTTTTTCTCTCTTAGAAAATCTATTAGAATGGTCTAAGTTACAACGTGGCCAAGAGGAATTTCGGCCTAATTTTTATCGATTGGATTCTATCGTTATGGAATGTCTTGATTTGTTTGCATTAAGTGCTAAAAATAAAGACATTCATTTTGAGACAAAAATTCCAAATCATGCGATGGTGTATTGTGATGATCGAATGATCATTACTGTAATGCGTAATTTATTATCCAATGCTTTGAAGTTTAGCCACCAAAATGGGAATATTGAAATTTCTGCAATTGATACAGGATACCACTGGATGGTTTCTGTCAAAGATTTCGGTGTTGGTATGTCTAAGACTACGATTGATAAATTGTTTAAACCTGGGGAAGTGATCAAATCAGTTGGTACCCAAGGTGAAACTGGGAATGGCATTGGGCTTCTTTTGTGTTCGGAATTTGTAACTGTTAATGGTGGTACATTAACAGCTGATAGTGATGGAATGTCAGGGTCTATTTTTCAATTTAGTCTCCCAAAAAAGGAAAACGAGGAAATTCTTGTATGA
- a CDS encoding bactofilin family protein, producing the protein MSKKEMQPTITEHGVIATILGKETAFSGTLAFKKPLQISGDFTGEIISDGYLVISEGARVKANIKAGTVVVGGTIIGNVTATQRLEMLSTGKVQGNIRTAKLQIADGVIFDGNCEMLSNDET; encoded by the coding sequence ATGTCAAAAAAAGAAATGCAACCTACCATAACAGAACACGGAGTCATTGCCACCATCTTAGGAAAGGAAACTGCTTTTAGTGGAACCTTAGCTTTTAAAAAACCACTTCAAATCTCTGGAGATTTCACAGGTGAAATCATATCAGATGGTTATTTGGTAATCAGCGAAGGTGCTCGTGTTAAGGCAAATATCAAAGCGGGAACCGTTGTGGTTGGTGGTACCATCATTGGAAATGTGACTGCCACTCAAAGATTAGAGATGTTATCAACAGGAAAAGTCCAAGGGAACATTCGCACTGCAAAATTACAAATTGCAGATGGAGTTATTTTTGATGGTAACTGCGAAATGTTGAGTAACGACGAGACTTAG
- a CDS encoding tetratricopeptide repeat protein — protein sequence MVSDKMKSVLVHYNQGLTLYKSRKFAEAKEEFKKALAIHPGDGPSKLYIERCDDYIAEPPPEDWDGVYNMKTK from the coding sequence ATCGTTAGTGATAAAATGAAGTCAGTGCTTGTGCATTACAACCAAGGACTTACTTTGTACAAATCTCGTAAATTTGCAGAAGCAAAAGAAGAATTCAAAAAAGCATTAGCGATCCATCCTGGAGACGGTCCATCCAAACTTTATATTGAACGTTGTGATGATTACATCGCAGAACCTCCTCCTGAAGATTGGGATGGAGTTTATAACATGAAAACAAAATAG
- the acpS gene encoding holo-ACP synthase, whose protein sequence is MLSVGNDIVENERIRELLQKHGDRFLKRVFTDDEVEYCHKHKDPVPFLAGRFACKEAVIKALNLEPGEVADMREIELAGTNFGKKTLVIHGKTEKFFREKGFTGSSVSISHADHYSTAVVVFYKELK, encoded by the coding sequence ATGTTATCAGTCGGGAACGACATTGTCGAAAACGAACGAATTCGAGAATTATTACAAAAACATGGGGATCGGTTTCTGAAACGAGTTTTCACCGATGATGAGGTCGAATACTGTCACAAACACAAAGACCCTGTGCCTTTTTTAGCAGGAAGATTTGCTTGTAAAGAGGCGGTCATCAAAGCACTCAACTTGGAACCTGGTGAGGTTGCCGATATGCGCGAGATTGAGCTGGCGGGAACCAATTTTGGGAAAAAAACGCTAGTCATCCATGGGAAAACTGAGAAGTTTTTCCGTGAGAAAGGATTTACGGGTAGTTCGGTGTCCATTAGCCATGCTGACCACTATTCAACCGCCGTTGTCGTATTCTATAAGGAGCTCAAATGA